In a single window of the Rhodospirillaceae bacterium genome:
- the galU gene encoding UTP--glucose-1-phosphate uridylyltransferase GalU, whose amino-acid sequence MVKPVRKAVFPVAGLGTRFLPATKAMPKEMLPVVDKPLIQYAVEEARDAGIEEIIFVTGRGKAVLLDHFDHSFELEEILKNHGKAEALFQVQDVMSKPGQISSTRQQRPLGLGHAVWCARHFIEDEPFAVLLADDLIMAEPGCLKQMMDVYSDTGGNVVASEEVPPEHTARYGILDVVEDDGRLARAKGLVEKPEPAKAPSNLCIIGRYILQPEVFEYLGKQEQGAGGEIQLTDALAKTIDRIPFHGLRFKGDRFDCGDKLGFMEANVAFALARDDLNEGMTRMLKKYVKD is encoded by the coding sequence ATGGTCAAGCCTGTTAGAAAAGCGGTCTTTCCCGTTGCCGGTCTGGGCACGCGGTTTTTGCCTGCGACCAAGGCGATGCCGAAAGAAATGCTGCCGGTCGTTGACAAACCACTGATCCAGTACGCGGTCGAAGAGGCGCGTGACGCCGGGATTGAGGAAATCATTTTCGTCACCGGTCGCGGCAAGGCGGTTCTGCTTGACCACTTTGATCACAGTTTCGAGCTTGAAGAAATTCTTAAAAATCACGGCAAGGCCGAAGCGTTGTTCCAGGTGCAGGACGTGATGTCAAAGCCGGGGCAGATTTCATCAACCCGCCAGCAACGCCCGCTTGGTCTTGGTCATGCGGTATGGTGCGCGCGTCATTTTATTGAAGATGAGCCGTTTGCGGTGCTTTTAGCCGACGATCTGATTATGGCCGAACCGGGTTGCCTGAAACAAATGATGGACGTTTACAGTGACACTGGCGGCAATGTCGTCGCCAGCGAAGAAGTGCCCCCTGAACACACCGCTCGTTATGGTATTCTGGATGTTGTTGAAGACGATGGCCGTCTGGCCCGCGCCAAGGGGCTGGTTGAAAAACCCGAACCGGCAAAAGCGCCGTCCAATCTTTGCATCATCGGCCGTTATATCCTGCAGCCGGAGGTCTTTGAATATTTGGGCAAACAGGAGCAAGGGGCAGGGGGTGAAATACAACTGACCGACGCTCTTGCCAAAACCATCGACAGAATTCCTTTCCATGGTCTTCGTTTCAAGGGAGACCGTTTTGATTGCGGCGATAAACTGGGATTTATGGAAGCCAATGTCGCTTTCGCCCTGGCCCGTGATGATCTCAACGAAGGCATGACCCGGATGCTAAAAAAGTACGTGAAGGACTAA
- a CDS encoding UDP-glucose/GDP-mannose dehydrogenase family protein — protein sequence MRIAMIGTGYVGLVSGACFSEFGVDVVCVDKDQGKIDRLGEGIMPIFEPGLDDLVASNVKAGRLSFTTDLKQAVSGVDVVFICVGTPTEPGGGHADLSYVYAAAREIAEAMDGYAVIVNKSTVPVGTGDEVSKVICEANPKADFDVVSNPEFLREGSAIHDFMRPDRVVIGTEVERAQEVMRNLYRPLYLIETPILFTQRQTAELIKYAANTFLATKITFINEISDLCEKVGADVQDVAKGIGLDGRIGSKFLHSGPGYGGSCFPKDTLALVHTAQDVGSPLRIVEAVVDINDKRKKHMADRVIAACDGSLEGKTVAVLGVTFKPNTDDMRDSPSLDIIPAMQKAGATIRAFDPEGMTEAGEMLDGVDWCEESYATMEGADVLVIITEWNAFRGLDFERVKSLLNKPILVDLRNIYNPDEMAAAGIDYHCLGRPTK from the coding sequence ATGCGCATTGCGATGATTGGCACCGGCTATGTCGGCCTTGTTTCAGGTGCCTGCTTTTCAGAATTCGGCGTTGATGTGGTTTGCGTCGACAAGGACCAGGGCAAGATTGACCGGCTAGGCGAGGGCATCATGCCGATCTTCGAGCCGGGGCTGGACGATCTGGTTGCAAGTAACGTCAAAGCCGGACGCTTGAGTTTTACCACCGATCTGAAACAGGCCGTCAGCGGTGTTGATGTTGTCTTTATTTGCGTTGGTACACCGACTGAACCCGGCGGCGGCCATGCTGATTTATCCTATGTGTACGCTGCGGCCCGCGAAATTGCCGAAGCCATGGACGGCTACGCGGTGATCGTCAATAAATCTACGGTTCCCGTCGGCACCGGAGACGAGGTCTCAAAGGTTATCTGCGAGGCTAACCCCAAAGCGGATTTTGATGTTGTCTCGAACCCTGAATTTTTGCGTGAAGGATCGGCGATCCATGATTTCATGCGCCCCGACAGGGTCGTGATCGGCACCGAAGTCGAGCGTGCCCAGGAAGTCATGCGCAACCTTTACCGGCCGCTTTATCTGATCGAAACACCGATCCTGTTCACCCAGCGTCAGACGGCCGAGTTGATCAAGTATGCGGCCAATACGTTTCTGGCGACTAAAATCACCTTCATCAACGAAATCTCCGATCTTTGCGAAAAGGTTGGTGCCGATGTGCAAGATGTTGCCAAAGGCATTGGCCTAGACGGACGTATCGGCTCAAAATTCCTGCACAGCGGACCGGGTTATGGTGGCTCGTGTTTTCCCAAGGACACCCTGGCGCTGGTCCATACGGCACAGGATGTCGGCTCGCCCCTGCGTATTGTCGAAGCCGTCGTTGATATTAATGACAAACGCAAAAAGCACATGGCCGATCGTGTGATCGCCGCCTGTGATGGGTCTCTTGAAGGTAAAACCGTGGCGGTTCTGGGAGTGACGTTCAAGCCCAATACGGATGACATGCGGGATTCTCCCAGCCTTGATATTATCCCTGCCATGCAAAAAGCCGGGGCGACAATTCGCGCTTTTGATCCTGAAGGCATGACCGAAGCCGGGGAAATGCTCGACGGCGTTGATTGGTGCGAAGAGTCATACGCAACCATGGAAGGCGCGGATGTTCTGGTTATTATCACCGAATGGAACGCTTTTCGCGGGCTCGACTTCGAGCGTGTTAAATCACTACTGAACAAGCCGATCCTTGTTGATCTTCGCAACATTTATAATCCGGATGAAATGGCCGCAGCCGGTATTGATTATCACTGCCTTGGCCGTCCCACCAAATGA